Proteins encoded in a region of the Sterolibacterium denitrificans genome:
- a CDS encoding flagellar assembly protein FliH, which produces MTAITDPLDDDDDDRPDAWERWQFTRFDAPPSASSASSAASPAAKKPAGAKARDAASATAAELERLRQDARKNGHAEGYAAGLVEGKKQAHTEAQRLAALAGQLEAALEEFDQRMSREVLALSLAVARQIVRQHIEVRPESLLATLRELLAQLHHPQVLISVHPEDAALLRSYLDAQPGHEEHRLHEDPRLQRGGCVIEAGGGQIDASIDTRWKRVVESLGSTISWLGEEAPPAGNARSGDEDGDGGGGAHARSID; this is translated from the coding sequence ATGACCGCAATCACCGATCCGCTCGACGACGATGACGACGACCGCCCCGATGCCTGGGAACGCTGGCAGTTCACCCGCTTCGATGCGCCGCCATCCGCATCGTCCGCATCATCTGCGGCATCCCCGGCGGCAAAAAAACCGGCTGGCGCCAAGGCCAGGGATGCCGCATCCGCGACAGCCGCCGAACTGGAACGGCTGCGCCAGGATGCGCGGAAAAACGGACACGCCGAAGGCTATGCCGCCGGGCTGGTCGAGGGAAAAAAACAGGCGCATACCGAAGCCCAGCGCCTGGCTGCGCTGGCAGGTCAGCTCGAAGCCGCGCTGGAGGAATTCGATCAGCGGATGTCCAGGGAAGTGCTGGCGCTATCCCTGGCCGTCGCGCGCCAGATCGTGCGCCAGCATATCGAAGTTCGCCCCGAATCGCTGCTGGCGACCCTGCGCGAACTCCTGGCGCAACTGCATCATCCGCAGGTATTGATCTCCGTGCATCCCGAAGATGCTGCGCTGCTGCGCAGCTATCTCGACGCCCAGCCGGGCCACGAGGAGCATCGCCTGCACGAGGACCCGCGTCTGCAGCGCGGCGGCTGCGTCATCGAGGCCGGCGGCGGACAGATCGATGCCAGTATCGACACCCGCTGGAAGCGCGTCGTCGAAAGCCTGGGCAGCACCATCTCCTGGCTGGGGGAAGAAGCCCCGCCGGCCGGCAACGCCAGAAGCGGCGATGAGGATGGCGATGGGGGTGGCGGCGCCCATGCCCGGAGTATCGATTAA
- the fliF gene encoding flagellar basal-body MS-ring/collar protein FliF produces MASTAQTATLPFSLETLNQLTPNQKVGGLAAIAFAIALLTGIWMWSKNIEYSVLFSNVSDRDGGQIVATLQQMNVPYKFSEGGGAILVPATRVHDTRLRLASQGLPKGGLVGFEVMETQKLGASQFLEQVNYQRALEGELARSIQTLQAVQAARVHLAIPKQSAFLRDEQKPTASVVLSLYPGRALESAQVAGIVHLVASSVSQLTPNNVSVIDQNGTLVSKNGDPARDNGLDPAQLKYLSDLEQTTTRRIEAILEPIVGAGNVRAQVAADIDFSQVEQMAETYVPNPATNAAIRSQQTSETSNAAAGAALGVPGALSNQPPVPAIAPITSPSVAGQSNAAGAGAESPQVQSRNATINYELDKTIRHTRSSFGAIKRLSVAVVVNHKKSAPDSEGKVKTTPLSAAEMQQVNELVREAMGYNQERGDTLNVANVSFNPVEKETLAEIPLWQNVGLLAMARESVKYVLVAIVALLLWNKMLNPLFRAWTRAAEERRKMLELANQERALEQSASAPRRKYDAKLADARDLAKQDPKVVADVIKGWVSGNE; encoded by the coding sequence ATGGCCAGCACGGCGCAAACAGCGACACTGCCTTTTTCGCTCGAAACACTGAACCAGCTCACGCCCAACCAGAAGGTAGGCGGTCTGGCGGCGATCGCCTTCGCCATCGCGCTCCTCACCGGCATCTGGATGTGGAGCAAGAACATCGAGTACAGCGTGCTGTTCTCGAATGTTTCCGATCGCGACGGCGGCCAGATCGTTGCCACGCTGCAGCAGATGAACGTGCCCTACAAGTTCTCCGAAGGCGGCGGCGCCATCCTGGTGCCGGCAACCCGGGTGCACGATACGCGCCTGCGCCTGGCCTCGCAGGGACTGCCGAAGGGCGGCCTGGTCGGTTTCGAGGTCATGGAAACGCAAAAACTGGGCGCCAGCCAGTTCCTCGAACAGGTCAATTATCAGCGGGCGCTGGAAGGCGAGCTGGCACGCTCGATCCAGACGCTGCAGGCCGTGCAGGCGGCGCGCGTGCATCTGGCGATTCCCAAGCAATCGGCCTTCCTGCGCGACGAACAGAAACCGACGGCCTCGGTGGTGCTCTCCCTGTATCCCGGCCGGGCGCTCGAATCGGCCCAGGTTGCCGGCATCGTCCATCTGGTGGCCTCCAGCGTTTCCCAACTGACGCCCAACAACGTCAGCGTGATCGACCAGAACGGCACCCTGGTATCGAAAAACGGCGATCCGGCACGCGACAACGGACTGGATCCGGCCCAGCTCAAGTATTTGAGCGATCTCGAGCAAACCACGACCCGGCGCATCGAGGCCATCCTCGAACCCATCGTTGGCGCCGGCAACGTGCGTGCCCAGGTCGCTGCCGATATCGACTTCTCCCAGGTCGAGCAGATGGCCGAAACGTATGTCCCGAATCCGGCGACCAATGCCGCCATCCGCAGCCAGCAAACCAGCGAGACCAGCAACGCGGCGGCCGGCGCAGCGCTCGGCGTCCCCGGCGCGCTGTCGAATCAACCGCCGGTACCGGCGATTGCGCCGATCACCTCGCCCTCTGTCGCCGGCCAGAGCAATGCCGCCGGCGCGGGCGCCGAGTCGCCCCAGGTGCAGAGCCGCAACGCCACGATCAATTACGAACTCGACAAGACCATCCGGCATACCAGAAGCAGCTTTGGCGCCATCAAGCGATTGTCCGTGGCGGTCGTCGTCAATCACAAGAAGAGCGCGCCGGACAGCGAAGGCAAGGTCAAGACCACGCCGCTGAGCGCTGCCGAAATGCAGCAGGTCAACGAACTGGTGCGCGAAGCCATGGGCTACAACCAGGAACGCGGCGATACGCTCAACGTGGCCAACGTCTCGTTCAATCCGGTCGAGAAGGAAACGCTCGCCGAAATCCCGCTCTGGCAGAACGTGGGGCTGCTCGCCATGGCCAGGGAAAGCGTGAAATACGTCCTGGTGGCCATCGTTGCCCTGCTGCTCTGGAACAAAATGCTCAATCCCCTGTTCAGAGCCTGGACCAGGGCGGCAGAGGAGCGGCGCAAGATGCTGGAGCTGGCCAATCAGGAAAGAGCGCTCGAGCAGAGCGCAAGCGCACCCCGGCGCAAGTATGACGCCAAGCTTGCCGATGCCCGCGATCTGGCGAAACAGGATCCGAAGGTCGTCGCCGACGTAATCAAGGGCTGGGTCAGCGGGAATGAGTAG
- a CDS encoding flagellar hook-length control protein FliK, with the protein MPEVASTPIFSALASSSGRTGTSGSTGGKDGLPGESAQGSFASILKQQFKQPQQTQAAQAAQTAQTARSKPADAADQTPDPATASIAALAGNFPPLQQAGAAQESGLPGVGDAAAGKLPSLAPDETTDDTAGQTRPDAAKSGEITDSMASTQIHGLPVTADDAPASPAPDAQAALASQGLPAAASAANDGSNPLPDAASEAAGSKLVASAGDGGNTAEQAARHAIPVLASAASGNPPASDGDHDSAAPTASRQTTAPLSLSQARQQGVLAGDQNKTAAAEFAGTSAAANDAAATRGAGATASQTNFDQLLASAHTQLGQLGQAHPLRDSRIHAEAPARMEAPLGSSAWNREIGDKLVWMVGRQEQRAELVLNPPQLGRVEISLSLRGEQTNATFMAANPAVREALENALPRLREMFAEAGLSLGQAQVGADSGSHATDQSFANRGNGDNSSRFSTAPDDAADGNMTRLIDDGSWLRQGRGMVDVFA; encoded by the coding sequence ATGCCGGAAGTCGCCAGCACACCGATATTCTCCGCACTTGCCTCATCGTCCGGCCGTACGGGAACGTCCGGCAGCACCGGCGGCAAGGACGGCCTGCCCGGGGAAAGCGCCCAGGGCAGCTTTGCCAGCATCCTGAAACAGCAATTCAAGCAGCCGCAGCAGACGCAAGCGGCGCAGGCAGCCCAGACAGCGCAAACGGCCCGGAGCAAACCGGCCGATGCCGCCGACCAGACGCCCGATCCAGCCACGGCCAGTATCGCCGCCCTTGCCGGCAATTTCCCGCCGCTGCAGCAGGCCGGCGCCGCCCAGGAAAGCGGCCTGCCTGGTGTCGGCGACGCTGCAGCCGGGAAGCTGCCTTCTTTGGCGCCGGATGAAACGACCGACGATACCGCCGGGCAGACCCGGCCGGATGCGGCGAAAAGCGGGGAAATCACGGACAGCATGGCAAGTACGCAAATCCACGGCTTGCCGGTGACGGCAGATGATGCGCCGGCCAGCCCCGCGCCCGACGCGCAGGCGGCACTCGCCAGCCAAGGTCTGCCGGCGGCCGCCAGCGCGGCCAACGATGGATCGAACCCGCTCCCGGACGCTGCCAGCGAGGCCGCCGGCAGCAAGCTCGTCGCCAGCGCCGGTGACGGCGGCAACACCGCCGAACAGGCGGCGCGGCACGCCATCCCCGTCCTTGCGTCCGCCGCATCCGGCAATCCGCCGGCAAGCGATGGCGATCACGATAGCGCTGCGCCCACAGCCTCGCGGCAGACCACGGCACCGCTGTCACTGTCGCAAGCGCGGCAGCAGGGCGTGCTTGCCGGCGACCAGAACAAAACGGCAGCGGCAGAATTTGCCGGCACGTCCGCTGCAGCAAACGATGCCGCCGCCACTCGCGGCGCCGGCGCAACCGCCAGTCAGACGAATTTCGATCAGCTATTGGCCAGCGCCCATACTCAACTCGGTCAGCTCGGCCAGGCGCATCCTCTGCGCGACAGCCGCATCCATGCCGAAGCGCCCGCCAGAATGGAAGCCCCGCTCGGCAGCAGTGCCTGGAACCGCGAAATCGGCGACAAGCTGGTGTGGATGGTCGGGCGACAGGAACAACGCGCCGAACTGGTTCTCAACCCGCCGCAACTCGGCCGCGTCGAAATCTCGCTGAGCCTGCGTGGCGAACAGACCAACGCCACGTTCATGGCCGCCAATCCGGCCGTGCGCGAAGCGCTGGAAAACGCCCTGCCGCGCTTGCGGGAAATGTTCGCCGAGGCCGGATTGAGTCTGGGGCAGGCCCAGGTCGGCGCCGATTCCGGCAGCCACGCCACCGATCAGTCGTTTGCCAACAGAGGAAACGGGGACAATTCATCGCGCTTTTCCACCGCACCGGATGACGCCGCCGACGGTAACATGACGCGCCTGATTGACGATGGATCATGGCTGCGCCAGGGCAGGGGAATGGTGGACGTTTTTGCCTGA
- a CDS encoding sensor histidine kinase produces the protein MENFFEQAAARIAEQGPEQDDAPGPSSATPTPGEAQAAQIETLRLAEAFRIFNQASEELSTAYTRLQAQVAELTSELAAANGALRQQYQEKAALTERLSLLLSALPAGVVVLDAQGRIEQANPAAVGMLAAAGAESMSVSVPAPTSLLGLAWSAVERAQLTASETPGEYLTAPGGNGRRLAVAVTVTALDSAGGRIVLLHDITEAQRLKTQAERNQRLAAMGEMAAQLAHQLRTPLAAALLYTGNLEVPEIAAEPRIRIAGKAVSRLKHLERLIQDMLLFARGEVLGREAIDVAELLRELRHTIEPLARTRAVAFQVHAAESLPPLQGNRKAIVGALVNLLENALHAAAATDHGEVRLTAGIEAELLVLRVRDNGAGMAADVVARLFEPFFTTRAEGTGLGLAIARGVMRAHNGNIEVDSTPGMGSEFIVTLPLQAGQDAYRDAQGHTGKA, from the coding sequence ATGGAAAACTTCTTCGAACAGGCGGCGGCAAGGATTGCGGAGCAGGGGCCGGAACAGGATGATGCGCCGGGGCCGTCCTCCGCCACCCCGACGCCCGGCGAGGCGCAGGCCGCGCAGATCGAAACCTTGCGGCTGGCCGAGGCTTTCCGCATTTTCAACCAGGCCTCGGAAGAACTCTCGACCGCCTACACCCGGCTGCAGGCCCAGGTTGCCGAACTGACCAGCGAGCTGGCCGCCGCCAATGGCGCCCTGCGCCAGCAATACCAGGAAAAGGCCGCCCTCACCGAACGCCTCTCGCTGCTGCTTTCCGCCCTGCCGGCCGGCGTGGTGGTGCTCGATGCGCAGGGGCGGATCGAGCAGGCCAACCCGGCGGCAGTCGGCATGCTCGCGGCGGCGGGAGCGGAGTCAATGTCAGTCTCGGTTCCGGCCCCGACTTCCTTGCTCGGCCTTGCCTGGTCTGCCGTGGAGCGGGCGCAACTGACGGCCAGCGAGACGCCCGGCGAATATCTCACCGCGCCCGGCGGCAATGGCCGGCGCCTGGCCGTGGCGGTGACCGTGACGGCGCTGGATTCGGCCGGCGGGCGCATCGTCCTGCTGCATGACATCACCGAGGCCCAGCGCCTGAAGACCCAGGCCGAGCGCAACCAGCGCCTGGCCGCCATGGGCGAAATGGCCGCCCAGCTCGCTCATCAGTTGCGCACGCCGCTGGCGGCCGCGCTGCTCTATACCGGCAATCTCGAAGTGCCCGAGATTGCGGCGGAGCCGCGCATCCGCATTGCCGGCAAGGCGGTTTCCCGCCTCAAGCACCTGGAGCGGCTGATTCAGGACATGCTGCTGTTCGCCCGTGGCGAAGTCCTCGGGCGCGAAGCCATCGACGTCGCGGAATTGCTGCGCGAACTGCGCCATACCATCGAACCGCTGGCACGGACGCGCGCGGTGGCCTTTCAGGTTCATGCCGCAGAGAGCCTGCCGCCGCTGCAGGGCAATCGCAAGGCCATCGTCGGCGCGCTGGTCAATCTGCTGGAAAATGCCCTGCATGCCGCCGCCGCGACGGATCATGGCGAGGTGCGGCTGACGGCCGGCATCGAAGCCGAACTGCTGGTGCTGCGCGTGCGCGACAACGGCGCCGGCATGGCGGCGGACGTGGTGGCGCGGCTGTTCGAGCCGTTCTTCACCACCCGCGCCGAAGGCACCGGGCTGGGGCTGGCCATCGCTCGCGGCGTCATGCGGGCGCACAACGGCAACATCGAAGTCGATTCCACTCCCGGCATGGGCAGCGAATTCATCGTCACCCTGCCACTGCAGGCGGGGCAGGACGCGTACAGGGATGCACAGGGACACACAGGAAAAGCATGA
- the fliI gene encoding flagellar protein export ATPase FliI yields the protein MEDNPHLRKLRHFLEDCRSQVEQVPPFRHYGRLTRINGLVMEAAGIQLPLGASCGIQVSGGRAIEAEVVGFSGDRLYMMPREDVQGLAPGALVTALETAATAPQLGERPPPLRRQIDRAKHVPVGNALLGRVLDSNGRPLDGLGPLNNPQSRSLQSRPINPLSRAPINRSLDVGIRAINALLTVGGGQRLGLFAGSGVGKSVLLGMMARYTEAEVIVVGLIGERGREVKEFIEHILGEEGMRRSVVVAAPADTSPLMRLQGAYYATTIAEEFRDQGCKVLLIMDSLTRFAMAQREIALAIGEPPVTRGYPPSVFARLPALVERAGNGPDGGGSITAFYTVLAEGDDQQDPIADSARAILDGHFVLSRHLADAGHYPAIDIEQSISRAMTGLIDAEHLDRVRRFKQLYSRYQRSRDLIAVGAYAAGSDPLLDEAIRLQPLMDAFLQQRIDERADYAGSLAMLSQLFTTTQ from the coding sequence ATGGAAGACAATCCTCATCTGCGCAAATTGCGGCATTTTCTTGAGGACTGCCGCAGCCAGGTCGAACAGGTCCCGCCCTTCCGGCACTATGGCCGCCTGACGCGCATCAACGGCCTGGTCATGGAGGCCGCCGGCATCCAGTTGCCGCTGGGCGCCAGTTGCGGAATCCAGGTTTCCGGCGGACGGGCCATCGAGGCCGAGGTCGTCGGCTTCTCCGGCGACAGGCTCTACATGATGCCCCGCGAGGATGTCCAGGGCCTGGCGCCCGGCGCGCTGGTCACCGCCCTGGAAACCGCCGCCACCGCGCCGCAGCTCGGTGAGCGCCCGCCCCCGCTGCGCCGCCAGATCGACCGCGCCAAGCATGTGCCGGTCGGCAATGCCCTGCTTGGCCGCGTGCTCGACAGCAACGGCCGGCCGCTCGACGGCCTGGGTCCGCTCAACAATCCCCAGAGCCGCTCGCTGCAAAGCCGGCCGATCAACCCGCTGTCGCGCGCACCGATCAACCGCAGCCTCGACGTCGGCATCCGCGCCATCAATGCCCTGCTGACCGTCGGCGGCGGCCAGCGCCTGGGCCTGTTCGCCGGCTCGGGCGTGGGCAAGAGCGTGCTGCTGGGCATGATGGCGCGCTACACCGAAGCCGAGGTGATCGTCGTCGGCCTGATCGGCGAGCGCGGCCGCGAAGTCAAGGAATTCATCGAGCACATCCTCGGCGAGGAAGGCATGCGCCGCTCGGTGGTCGTCGCCGCGCCGGCCGACACCAGCCCGTTGATGCGCCTGCAGGGCGCCTACTACGCGACGACCATCGCCGAGGAATTCCGCGATCAAGGCTGCAAGGTGCTGCTGATCATGGACTCGCTGACGCGCTTTGCCATGGCCCAGCGCGAGATTGCCCTGGCCATCGGCGAGCCGCCGGTCACCCGCGGCTATCCGCCTTCGGTCTTCGCCCGCCTGCCGGCGCTGGTCGAACGCGCCGGCAACGGCCCGGACGGCGGCGGCTCGATCACCGCCTTCTACACGGTGCTGGCCGAAGGCGACGACCAGCAGGATCCGATTGCCGATTCGGCGCGCGCCATTCTCGACGGCCATTTCGTGCTCTCGCGCCATCTGGCCGATGCCGGCCACTATCCGGCGATCGACATCGAGCAATCCATCTCGCGCGCCATGACCGGGCTGATCGATGCGGAACACCTCGACCGGGTACGGCGCTTCAAGCAGCTCTATTCGCGCTACCAGCGCTCGCGCGACCTGATCGCCGTCGGCGCCTATGCGGCGGGCTCCGATCCGCTGCTCGATGAAGCCATCCGCCTGCAACCCTTGATGGACGCCTTCCTCCAGCAACGAATCGACGAACGCGCCGACTATGCGGGCAGTCTTGCGATGCTGAGTCAACTCTTCACCACCACGCAATAA
- the fliJ gene encoding flagellar export protein FliJ, with protein sequence MTKPFPLQTLLDLSRQRMDEAARKLGELLAGEQEASTRLALLQQYRAEYHGRFVAEARNGIGRDTLNNYQTFLQRLDEAILQAQMMVTQSKQRTVQGQQEWLDKRGRVQAYDTLSTRHQVREQRIENRKEQKLLDEHAARKHQTTKEGSPS encoded by the coding sequence TTGACCAAGCCTTTTCCCCTGCAAACCCTGCTCGACCTGTCCCGGCAGCGCATGGACGAAGCGGCGCGCAAACTCGGCGAACTGCTTGCCGGCGAGCAGGAGGCCAGTACCCGGCTGGCCCTGCTGCAGCAATATCGCGCTGAATACCACGGCCGCTTCGTTGCCGAGGCGCGCAATGGCATCGGCCGCGACACATTGAACAACTACCAGACTTTTCTCCAGCGTCTCGACGAAGCCATCCTCCAGGCCCAGATGATGGTGACGCAATCGAAACAGCGCACCGTCCAGGGTCAGCAGGAATGGCTCGACAAGCGCGGCCGCGTGCAGGCCTATGACACGCTGTCGACGCGCCACCAGGTTCGCGAGCAGCGCATCGAGAACCGCAAGGAGCAAAAACTGCTCGACGAACACGCGGCACGCAAGCATCAGACAACCAAAGAAGGTTCCCCGTCCTAG
- a CDS encoding sigma-54-dependent transcriptional regulator, which produces MSEHLKILVVEDDEALRDALLITLEAAGHAASGADGGPQALQLLAQHSFNMVVSDLRMAPMDGLELLHEIRARWPGLPVLLMTAFGDVDKAVAAMRGGACDFMMKPFEPRALIEQIARYATAPLADDLIAEDPQTRAVLLLAARVAKSEATVLLTGESGVGKEVFARYIHDRSARSQGPFVAINCAAIPDSLLEATLFGHEKGAFTGAQSAQAGKFEQANGGTLLLDEISEMPLPLQAKLLRVLQEREVERVGGKKPVPLDIRVLATSNRDMAAEVKQGGFREDLYYRLNVFPLEIPALRDRPADIVPLARYFIGLHGAPSGRTASLAASAEAKLAGHDWPGNVRELENVIQRALILAPGNSIEAEHLLFGSAAGAGGMGTSAPAVAASAPVMPRPAAAPSSSATGAPAAAGSRATMQDLERQHILETLAAVGGSRKLAVERLGISERTLRYKLKQYREEGWLEDKPDNED; this is translated from the coding sequence ATGAGCGAACATCTGAAGATACTCGTGGTCGAGGATGACGAGGCGCTGCGCGACGCGCTGCTGATCACGCTGGAAGCCGCCGGCCATGCGGCCAGCGGCGCGGACGGCGGCCCGCAGGCGCTGCAATTGCTGGCGCAGCACAGCTTCAACATGGTGGTCTCCGACTTGCGCATGGCGCCGATGGACGGCCTCGAACTGCTGCACGAGATTCGCGCCCGCTGGCCCGGTCTGCCGGTGCTGCTGATGACGGCCTTCGGCGATGTCGACAAGGCCGTCGCGGCGATGCGTGGCGGCGCCTGTGACTTCATGATGAAGCCGTTCGAGCCCCGGGCGCTGATCGAGCAGATCGCCCGCTACGCCACCGCGCCGCTCGCCGACGACCTCATCGCCGAAGATCCGCAGACCCGCGCCGTCCTGCTGCTGGCGGCACGCGTGGCGAAAAGCGAGGCCACGGTGCTGCTGACCGGCGAATCCGGCGTCGGCAAGGAAGTCTTCGCCCGCTACATCCATGACCGATCGGCGCGCAGCCAAGGGCCGTTCGTCGCCATCAACTGCGCGGCGATACCCGACAGCCTGCTCGAAGCCACGCTGTTCGGCCACGAAAAGGGCGCCTTCACCGGCGCGCAAAGCGCGCAGGCCGGCAAGTTCGAGCAGGCCAACGGTGGCACGCTACTGCTCGACGAGATTTCCGAAATGCCCCTGCCGCTGCAGGCCAAATTGCTGCGCGTGCTGCAGGAGCGCGAAGTCGAGCGGGTCGGCGGCAAGAAGCCGGTACCGCTCGACATCCGCGTGCTGGCGACGAGCAACCGCGACATGGCTGCCGAGGTGAAGCAGGGCGGCTTCCGCGAAGATCTCTACTATCGGCTGAACGTGTTTCCGCTGGAAATTCCGGCCTTGCGCGACCGCCCGGCCGACATCGTGCCGCTGGCGCGCTATTTCATCGGCCTGCACGGTGCGCCGAGCGGACGCACGGCAAGCCTTGCCGCCAGCGCCGAGGCAAAACTTGCCGGTCACGACTGGCCGGGCAACGTGCGCGAGCTGGAAAACGTCATCCAGCGCGCGCTGATCCTGGCGCCCGGCAACAGCATCGAAGCCGAACATCTGCTGTTCGGCAGCGCGGCGGGCGCGGGCGGCATGGGCACGAGCGCGCCGGCTGTGGCGGCTTCTGCGCCGGTGATGCCCCGGCCGGCTGCCGCGCCATCGTCATCCGCTACCGGGGCGCCGGCCGCCGCCGGCAGCCGCGCCACCATGCAGGATCTGGAACGCCAGCATATTCTCGAAACCCTGGCGGCCGTCGGCGGTTCGCGCAAGCTGGCGGTCGAGCGTCTGGGGATTTCGGAGCGCACCCTGCGCTACAAGCTCAAGCAATACCGCGAAGAAGGCTGGCTGGAAGACAAACCGGACAATGAAGATTGA
- a CDS encoding flagellar basal body-associated FliL family protein, producing the protein MAKAPEKTDEESAAATPAKAGKKKLLIIIVSLVLVLAMAGGAGFFILKKNQQPPSEDEEAKQERIKRIKAEAPPVIVKLDQFTVKLQPEEGKPEQYMQTVIEFEVLDNQTADRIKVFMSKIRAKILLILLGKMPSEISSPQGVELLTAEIRNETNHILDGTTRPLDSLKPGPDDSVQAVYLTQFIIQ; encoded by the coding sequence ATGGCGAAAGCCCCGGAAAAAACCGACGAAGAATCTGCAGCCGCCACCCCGGCAAAAGCGGGTAAAAAAAAGCTGCTGATCATCATCGTCTCCCTGGTGCTGGTACTGGCCATGGCTGGCGGCGCGGGCTTTTTCATCCTGAAGAAAAATCAGCAGCCTCCCTCGGAAGACGAAGAAGCCAAGCAGGAAAGAATCAAGCGCATCAAGGCCGAGGCCCCGCCCGTCATCGTCAAGCTGGATCAATTCACCGTCAAGTTGCAGCCGGAAGAAGGCAAGCCGGAGCAGTACATGCAAACCGTGATCGAATTCGAGGTGCTGGACAACCAGACCGCCGACCGCATCAAGGTCTTCATGTCGAAGATCCGCGCCAAGATCCTGCTGATACTGCTGGGCAAGATGCCTTCGGAAATTTCCTCGCCGCAGGGGGTCGAACTGCTGACGGCAGAAATCCGCAACGAGACCAATCACATACTCGACGGCACGACGCGCCCGCTGGACAGCCTGAAGCCCGGACCGGACGACTCGGTGCAGGCCGTGTATCTGACCCAGTTCATCATCCAGTAA
- the fliG gene encoding flagellar motor switch protein FliG has protein sequence MSSEGVEKGAMLLLSLGGDQAAEVLKHLSPKEVQKLGHAMATLKGVPREKIEEVLDELESETAKGAGVSADEELIRNMLTKALGDDRASNLISRILHGGDTAGIESLKWMDPGTVADMIRNEHPQIIATILVHLDYDHAGEILKLFTERLRNDVLLRIATLDGVQPQALFELNEALTRVLAGSATIKKAAIGGIRHAAEILNFVGQAQETAIIDNVREYDPDLAQKILDEMFVFDNLLEVDDRGIQLLLREVQSDSLIVALKGAPPELREKIFKNMSQRAAEMLREDLEAKGPVRLSEVEMEQKEILKIARRLADEGQIQLGGGGQDAFV, from the coding sequence ATGAGTAGCGAAGGGGTCGAAAAAGGCGCCATGCTGCTGCTTTCCCTGGGCGGCGACCAGGCGGCGGAGGTTCTGAAGCACCTGAGCCCCAAGGAAGTGCAGAAGCTCGGCCACGCCATGGCCACGCTCAAGGGCGTGCCGCGCGAAAAAATCGAAGAAGTGCTCGACGAACTCGAATCCGAGACGGCCAAGGGCGCCGGCGTCTCGGCCGACGAGGAGCTCATCCGCAACATGCTCACCAAGGCGCTGGGCGATGATCGCGCCTCCAACCTGATTTCCCGCATCCTGCATGGCGGCGATACGGCGGGCATCGAGAGTCTGAAGTGGATGGATCCGGGCACGGTGGCCGACATGATCCGCAACGAACATCCGCAGATCATCGCCACCATCCTCGTCCATCTCGACTACGATCATGCCGGCGAAATCCTCAAGCTGTTCACCGAGCGCCTGCGCAATGACGTGCTGTTGCGCATCGCCACGCTCGACGGCGTGCAGCCGCAGGCGCTGTTCGAACTCAACGAGGCGCTGACGCGCGTGCTCGCCGGCTCGGCGACCATCAAGAAGGCGGCCATCGGGGGAATCCGGCATGCGGCGGAAATTCTCAACTTCGTCGGCCAGGCGCAGGAAACCGCCATCATCGACAATGTCCGCGAATACGATCCCGATCTGGCGCAGAAGATCCTCGATGAAATGTTCGTCTTCGACAATCTCCTGGAAGTCGACGATCGCGGCATACAATTGCTGCTGCGCGAAGTGCAGTCCGACTCGCTGATCGTGGCGCTGAAGGGCGCCCCGCCGGAACTGCGCGAGAAGATATTCAAGAACATGTCGCAGCGCGCGGCCGAAATGCTGCGCGAGGATCTCGAAGCGAAGGGGCCGGTACGCCTGTCGGAGGTCGAGATGGAACAGAAGGAAATCCTCAAGATCGCCCGCCGTCTTGCGGACGAGGGCCAGATCCAGCTCGGCGGCGGCGGTCAGGATGCCTTCGTCTGA